GTGCTGGGTCCGACGACCCAGAAGCAGGCCAACAAGTCCCGCGAGGCCATCCAGGAGGTCGGCGACGACACCTCCTTCGACGCGAGCGATAACGTCGAGGCCAGCAGTACGGGCACCGGCGGACACAGTGGCGGCCAGAGCGGCGGTCACTCCGCGGGCTACGGCGAGACCGACGGCGGGCGCAGCGAGGTCGAGACCAACAACGGACTCGACGTCATCCGGACCAACGAGTAACCCGTCGACCCCCGACCCCCACCTTCTCCGTATTTCGACCGATCAGCGGCCGCACTCTCAGGCGACGCCCGTCCCAGCGTAGCCGTCGATCTCGTCACCGTCCGTATCGTTCAGGAACTCGATATCGATGGTGCCACTGTCGATGTCGTCGAGGTACTTGATGTCGCTGCTGCTTTCCTCCAAGTAGACCAGTTCCGGGTTCCCGTCGCCGTCGACATCGGCGGCAGTCGCAGTCGCCTTCATCGCCGACGGTGTCGACCCGCCACTCACGTCGCTACTGCCGATCTCGTCCCCGCTCGTGTCGTTGGTGAGGACGACATCGTTCCCGCCGTCGACGCTGGCGACCCGGGGGGTCCCGTCGCCGTCGAAGTCCGCCATCGTGCCGGCACCGATGCCGGTACTGGAACCGAGGCTCGTCGACATACTGTGAACACTGCCACCGGGTTCCAGATACTGGAGCGTCTGACTGCCGTCGGCGAAGACGAGTTCGTCGGTCCCGTCACCGTCGATGTCACCGGGCCCGACGACCGCGTTCGCGCCGTCACCGCCTGGATCGGTTGCGACGACGGTCACGCCGCTACTGGGTGTCGAGCGGTAGATCGCCGACGGACTCGTGTCGTTGACGAAAAACACCGACGGCGGGCTCCCGTTCCAAGAGCCAGTGGCCAGCCGCGTCTTGTCCTCCGTCCCGTCGGGCACGGCTGAGTTGGTCGTGACGGTCGTCACGTCTCCCGTCGCGTCGACGAGTTTGACCGCGCCGCTGCTGTTGACGTACGGGACCCCGGGTGCGCCGTCGCCGGTGACGTCTGCCTTTGGTGGGCCGATGGCTTCGACGTCGCTGGCGTTCGGGACAACGCTGACGTTGCCGCCGTCGCCGGAGATCGTGGTGATCCCAGTCGCGTTCCCCGTGAAGACGGTTCCACCGGGGAACCGACCGGACGCGATGATCTCGGCGATATCGAACCGCGCGAGGATATACGAAGAGGGTTCGCCCTTGGACTCGGTCCAGACGATCCGTAGCGTCTCGTCCTGGGGGAAGACGACGACCGACTGGCCGGCCGCCAGCGTCCGACCGTGTAACACGTCGGGGTCGGCGACGCCACGGAGCGTGACCCGGTCACCGTCGATCTCCGGTCCGGCCTCGTGGACGAGTTCGTAGGCGCCGTCGGTCCGTTCGAGGTCGAAGGCCGTCTCCGGGGCGGGCGTCTGTTCGTCGGTCAACTGGAAGACGAACACCGACGAGAGCCCGACCAGCAGGACCACGATACCGAGCAGGAGAACGCCGCCGACGACCGGCGAGACGCCACGCTCACCGTTGGAAGACGGCCCGGAGACCATCGTAACAGCGAGACGATAGCACTCGGACACTCATATTAGCTGCGGGACAGTATCGGAGTTGACAACGGAGCGGCTCAGACGGCTTCCAGCGCATCGAGCAGGTTGCACTTCCGGCAGCGATCCCGGGCCGTCGGCGCGCCGCAGTTCTCGCACTCGCCGAAATCGGTCTCGGCGTCGTCGCCGCCGTAGGTCTGTGCCGCCAGCGCCGCCAGTTTCTCGTAGCCGGCCATGATCGAGTGGCGGGTCCCCGGGTGGTTCTGTTCGAGATCGAGCATGAGTTCCTGTATCTCGCCGCGGTAGGCCTCCTCGGCGTGGGGACACTCCGTGATGTGAGCCGGCAGGTCCCGGAAGCGGGCGTACAGCGCGATCTCCTTCTCCGGGACGTCACGCAGGGGCTTTGCCCGCGGGACGTGGTGGTCTTGCTCCTCACGCGGGCGGTCGGTCGGCCCGTCGCCGTCGCCCTCGAAAGGACCCAGCGAGGCGTCGAAGTGTTTCGCCATCTGGGAGACGTCACCCTCCAGGAAGTTCATCAGCGCCGTCTCGGCCTCGTCGTCGAGGTTGTGGCCGGTCAGCAGTTTGTCCGCACCGAGTTCCTCAGCGTACCGCGAGAGGGCGTCCCGGCGGAACACCCCACAGTACGCGCAGGCAGCCATCCCCTCGGGATCATCCTCGACGACTTCGTCCATCCGGACGTCGTACTCGGACTCGTAGGAGACGACCTCGTGGTGGATGTCGAGGTCGTCGGTCAGTTCCCGGCAGGCGTCTAAGCTCTCGTCGCGGTACCCTTCGATCCCCTCGTGGATCGAGAGCGCGACGAGTTCGATCCGGGGGTCCTGCTCGAAGACATCGGTCAGAATCTCGGTGAGGACGACGCTGTCTTTCCCGCCCGAGAGCCCGATGACCCACGTCTCGGGGTCCTCGGGCGTGGCGTCGTCGGGGACGAGCCCGTCGTCCCGGATGCGGCGCCGGACCCGTTTCTCGACGGCGCGACAGAGGTGGTCCCCACAGAGATGCAGCCCCGAGTAGGCTGCGTGCAGCACCGCGTCATCACCGCACTTGTCACACTCCATTACCCGTGATTTCGTGTGGGCAGAGGTGAGGGTTTCGTCTCGTATCGGACCCGCAACGAGTTGTGTCCGGAGGTGCGAACACCGGCCACATCGGTACCGGCGAGGGCGAACGCGCCCGAGTCAGAACGCGTCGGGGCCGCGTTCCAGCGCGTCCAAGACGGTGTCGACGTGGCGCTCGCGGCTCGACGAGGAGAACAGTTCGTGCCCGCCCTGGTACAGTCGGATTCGATCGGCGTGGAGCCGCCGGCCGATCGCTCGCGGGTCGACGACCCGGTCGGTGAGCGTACAGAAGGCGACGGCGTCGTCCCGGGCCGGCGGCAGGCGTGCCTGTGCCCGCCGGGTCGTCCGCAGGAACGCCGGCGAGGCGGCGTCGGGACCGTCGGCCAGTTGCGCGTCGGTCGCCAGGTCGCCGATCCCCTCACCGTCTAGGTTCCCCGTCGGGACGATCGGTTTCGAAACGGGGAGACTCGTCACGAGATCGAGGACCGGATCGGGAATCGGGAGGTCGCTGCCCCACCACGGACTCAGATAGACGCGGTTCGTCACGCCCGGAACGTCGAGGAAGGCACTGGTGAGCCCGCCGGCGCTGTGGGCGAGAACCGGGAACTGGTCGAGATCGGCCGCGTACTCCCGGACGGGATCGACCCACTCCCGCTGGAGGTCGGTGATGTGAGTCGGGAGTTCGACGACGTGGGTCCGGTACTCCCGGGCGACCTGATCGACGAGCCACTGGACGTTCTCGTGGCGACAGCGGTTCCCCCAGCCCAACACGAGGAGACAGTCCTGCTCGGCGCCGTCGTCGTA
Above is a window of Haloarcula halophila DNA encoding:
- a CDS encoding FG-GAP repeat domain-containing protein; translation: MVSGPSSNGERGVSPVVGGVLLLGIVVLLVGLSSVFVFQLTDEQTPAPETAFDLERTDGAYELVHEAGPEIDGDRVTLRGVADPDVLHGRTLAAGQSVVVFPQDETLRIVWTESKGEPSSYILARFDIAEIIASGRFPGGTVFTGNATGITTISGDGGNVSVVPNASDVEAIGPPKADVTGDGAPGVPYVNSSGAVKLVDATGDVTTVTTNSAVPDGTEDKTRLATGSWNGSPPSVFFVNDTSPSAIYRSTPSSGVTVVATDPGGDGANAVVGPGDIDGDGTDELVFADGSQTLQYLEPGGSVHSMSTSLGSSTGIGAGTMADFDGDGTPRVASVDGGNDVVLTNDTSGDEIGSSDVSGGSTPSAMKATATAADVDGDGNPELVYLEESSSDIKYLDDIDSGTIDIEFLNDTDGDEIDGYAGTGVA
- the ncsA gene encoding tRNA 2-thiolation protein NcsA is translated as MECDKCGDDAVLHAAYSGLHLCGDHLCRAVEKRVRRRIRDDGLVPDDATPEDPETWVIGLSGGKDSVVLTEILTDVFEQDPRIELVALSIHEGIEGYRDESLDACRELTDDLDIHHEVVSYESEYDVRMDEVVEDDPEGMAACAYCGVFRRDALSRYAEELGADKLLTGHNLDDEAETALMNFLEGDVSQMAKHFDASLGPFEGDGDGPTDRPREEQDHHVPRAKPLRDVPEKEIALYARFRDLPAHITECPHAEEAYRGEIQELMLDLEQNHPGTRHSIMAGYEKLAALAAQTYGGDDAETDFGECENCGAPTARDRCRKCNLLDALEAV
- a CDS encoding alpha/beta hydrolase is translated as MQIRVYDDGAEQDCLLVLGWGNRCRHENVQWLVDQVAREYRTHVVELPTHITDLQREWVDPVREYAADLDQFPVLAHSAGGLTSAFLDVPGVTNRVYLSPWWGSDLPIPDPVLDLVTSLPVSKPIVPTGNLDGEGIGDLATDAQLADGPDAASPAFLRTTRRAQARLPPARDDAVAFCTLTDRVVDPRAIGRRLHADRIRLYQGGHELFSSSSRERHVDTVLDALERGPDAF